One region of Candidatus Acetothermia bacterium genomic DNA includes:
- a CDS encoding TetR family transcriptional regulator: MKKIPFRHRDRDLTEARIIRAAAEEFAQRGFTGTSLSKIARKAGCSKAIIYRYFGRKEDLYRKILTVNYAELSQRETAHEEPQTDSVEDLLSEILRDLFAFNLEHPAFARLVAWENLAGGEHLQVEDARAAREPGLQRLRAILNKAKANGLVRDDLDVNKFVYALQAITVVYFSNRYTMKMLTDFDFESPATVQEFIRFYASVLAHGISAEKGARA; this comes from the coding sequence GCTGCGGCGGAGGAGTTCGCCCAACGCGGGTTCACCGGCACCAGCCTCAGCAAGATCGCCCGCAAGGCCGGGTGCAGCAAGGCCATCATCTACCGCTACTTCGGCCGCAAGGAGGACCTCTACCGGAAGATCCTCACCGTCAACTACGCCGAGCTCTCTCAGCGGGAAACCGCCCACGAGGAACCGCAGACCGACTCGGTCGAGGACCTGCTGAGCGAGATCCTCCGTGACCTGTTCGCGTTCAACCTGGAGCACCCGGCGTTCGCCCGGTTGGTGGCCTGGGAAAACCTGGCCGGTGGGGAGCACCTCCAGGTCGAGGACGCCAGGGCGGCCCGCGAGCCGGGCCTTCAGAGGCTGAGGGCGATCCTGAACAAGGCGAAGGCCAACGGCCTCGTCCGGGACGATCTCGACGTGAACAAGTTCGTGTACGCCCTCCAGGCGATCACGGTCGTCTACTTCTCCAACCGCTACACGATGAAGATGCTCACCGACTTCGACTTTGAGTCGCCGGCCACGGTCCAGGAGTTCATCCGGTTCTACGCCTCCGTCCTGGCCCACGGCATCTCGGCGGAGAAAGGAGCGCGCGCATGA